CGGGCATCGACCACTGGATCGCCTTTTCCCTCCTCGCCTTCATCGGCGGGAGGATGGTCATTGAAGGCCTCAAAGGCGAGGACGGGAAGGAGATCGCCTTCGGCAGCGCCGCCGTCCTCCTCATGCTCGCCGTCGCGACCTCCATCGACTCCCTTGCCGTCGGCCTCTCCTTTGCCGCCCTGGGGTCGCCGATCCTCCTGCCCTCCGTCATCATCGGGGTCGTCACCGCCCTCCTCTCCCTCGGCGGTTTCTGGTTCGGGACGGTCTTCGGGGCTGAGAACCGGGAGCGTGCCGAGATCGTCGGCGGGGTCATCCTCATCCTGATCGGCCTGCGGGTGCTTGCCGACCACCTCCTCATCTGATCCGGCAGCCCCCCACCCCCTTCTTCTCGTAGTACCGCTGGTGGTACTCTTCGGCGCGGAAGAACGGCCCTCTCGGCACGATCCCGGTGACGACGGGCCGGGGAATTTTTCCTGAATGTTCCAGCCTCTCCCGCGATGCCAGTGCTTCCCGCTCCTGATCAGGTGTCACAAAAAAGATCGCGGAGCGGTACTGGGTGCCCATGTCAGGCCCCTGCCTGTCCTTCGTCGTCGGGTCGTGGATCGTCCAGAAGACGTCGAGAAGGTCGGCATACCCTACCTCTTCCGGGTCAAAGACCACCTCCACGGTCTCGGCATGCCCTGTCCTCCCTGTGCAGACCTCCTCATAGGTCGGGTCTTCCGTTCTGCCCCCCATGAACCCGACCGCGGTCTCCACCACGCCCTTCACCTTCCTGAACGCCGCCTCCACGCCCCAGAAGCACCCGGCCGCAAAGTAGGCGCGTTCATAGTGTTTCTCTCCGGCCATGCCCTCCGGTGGAGGGGGAGGGGGATAAGGGTTTGGAGGGAGGGGGAGTCGTGGGATCCCGCAATCCCGTCTCGCGTCAGAAAGTGGGGGATCCGAAAGTCTCAGACCTCTTGTTAGAAGCGTGGATCCACTGCCTTCCCCATACTGCCCGCCGGGGGTTTCATCGAAAATCAAAGATTTTCTCAAGCTCCCTTTGGTCGCATTCCCCGGACCCCCAAGTTAGGATAGGACGGGAAAGACAGAACAGGGAAGTTGGGGGGAGATTGCTCTCCGCCCCCCGGTGGAGATCACCAGTACAACGCCTTCCCCCGGCACGACCACCCCCCTTAAGTACCCCCGCCCCCATCCCTCCCCGTGACACCCCGCCACGACCCCGTCCCCTGGCCGACCAGCCCTGCCGACGCCCTCGCCCTCCAGAAGGAACTGCGCAGCCAGGTGGTTCCCGCGGGGTCGCCTGAACCGATCCGTATCGCCGGCCTCGACGCGGCGTACTCGGCCGACGGCAGGACGGTCTTCGGGGCGGCCGCGGCCCTCGCCTGCCCCTCTCTCAGGTTCATCGAAGGGGCGACCGCCGCAGTGCCGGTGACGTTCCCCTACATCCCCGGCCTCTTCGCCTTCAGGGAGGGGCCCGCCCTCCTCGCCGCCCTCGACCGGTTATCCTCCAGCCCCGACCTCCTGATGGTCCACGGCCACGGCACCGCCCACCCGCGGCGGTGCGGGATCGCCTCACATATCGGCGTCGTCACCGGCATCCCCTCGATCGGCGTCGCGGACACCCTCCTCTGCGGCGAGGCCGGAGAACCGGGCGCACCTCGGGGGGCGACGGCGCCGGTGACGGAGAAGGGCGAGACGATCGGGTGTGCGGTGCGGACCAGCCCCTGCGTCAGGCCGGTCTATGTCTCCCCCGGCCACCTCATCGACATCGCCGGGGCCGTCAGGATAGTCCTCCGGACCGCACCCCGCTTCCGCACACCCGAACCCCTGCGGGCCGCCCACCGCCTCGCCGCCCTCGCCCGGGAGACGGTGGCATGCCGCTGAAGGAAGATTCATATCCGAAGATGCCAACAAGGGCGTATGGAGACGGAAGAGGAGAAACAGGAGGGCCATACCCGAAAAGAGACCATCAGGGTCTCCGGCATGCACTGCGCCACCTGCGCCCTCACCATCGAGAAAGCCCTGCAGAATGTGGAGGGGGTGAAGGAGGCCTCGGTGAACATCGGCACAGAACAGGCCTCCGTGGAGTACGACCCGGCGAAGGTGAGCGCCACCGAGATCGAGAGGGCCGTCGCGGACGCGGGCTACGCCGTCGTCACCGGCAGGGCCACCCTCAAGGTCGGCGGCATGATGTGCGCCACCTGCGTGAAGACGATCGAGACGGCCCTGCAGGCCCTGCCCGGCGTCGTCTCGGCCACCGTCAACCTCGGGGCGGAGAGGGCCTATGTTGTCTACAACCCCGACACCGTCGGCATCCCTGAGATGAAGGCGGCGATCGAGGACGCCGGCTACCAGTACCTCGGCATGGAGGGAGAGGAGACGGGCGAGATCGAGAAGAAGGCCCGCGAGGCCGACCTTCGGGACAAGCGCCGTCGCATCATCGTCGGCGCCGTCGCCTCCGCGGTCTTGATGGGGCTGATGTTCGCGATGCCCCCCCTGCCCGTGGCGATGCCCTACCTCCTCCTCGTCATCGCCACCCCGCCCTTCATCTACCTCTCCTGGCCGATCTTTCTCGGCGCCTGGCGGGCCCTGAAGAACCGGACCCTGAACATGGACGTCATGTACGCGATGGGCATCGGCGTCGCCTTCGCGGCCTCGGTCCTCGGCACCTTCGGGATCGTCCTCACCACCGACTTCCTCTTCTACGAGACCGCCGTGATGCTCGCCACCTTCCTCACCCTCGGCCGGTACCTGGAGGCGCGGGCGAAGGGGCGGACGGGCGAGGCGATCGCCGCCCTCGTCCGCCTGCGGCCGAAGACCGCCACCGTCCTCGCGGACGGGAAGGAGGAAGAGAAACCGATCGAAGAGGTCAGGCCCGGTGACATCGTCCTCGTCAGGCCGGGCGGGCAGGTGCCTGTCGACGGCACGGTCAGGAAAGGCGAGAGTTATGTGGACGAGTCGATGATCAGCGGCGAGCCCCTCCCTGTCGGGAAAGAGCCCGGGGGAAAAGTCGTCGGCGGCACCATCAACCAGGACGGCGTTCTCGAGGTCGAGGCCACGCGGGTGGGCAGGGACACCGTCCTCGCCCGGATCATCAGGCTCGTCGAGGAGGCGCAGGGTACCAGGCCCCCTGTCCAGAGGATCGCGGACACCGCCGTCACCTACTTCATCCCGGCGGTCCTCGTCATCGCCGCGGCCGCCTTCCTCACCTGGTACTTTGTCTTCGACTCAACCCTCCTCTTTGCCCTCACCACTCTCATCTCGGTCCTCGTCGTCGCCTGCCCCTGCGCCCTCGGCCTTGCGACCCCGACCGCGATCACCGTCGGCGTCGGCCGGGGTGCCGAACTCGGCATCCTGATCAAGAGCGGCGAGGCTCTGGAGTCGGCCGAGAACCTCACCACCGTCGCCTTCGACAAGACCGGCACCCTGACGAAGGGGAAACCGGAGGTCACCGACGTCGTCGGCCTGGCCGCGGAGAGGGACGAGGTGCTCGCCCTTGCCGCGGGCGTGGAGAGGAACTCGCAGCACCCGGTCGCCACGGCCATCGTCAGGTCCGCCGGCGAGCAGGACATCACAATCCCGGAGAGCACGGCCTTCGACACCGTCCGGGGGAAGGGCGTCATCGCCGTCGTCGAGGGCAGGCAGGTCGCCCTCGGCAACAGGGCCCTCCTCGCGGAGAGGATGATCACGCCTTCCGTCGATGCGGTGGAAGCGGCGGAACGCCTTGAAGAGGAGGGGAAGACCGTCTCCTTCCTCGCGGCCGACGGCAGGGTGCTCGGCGTCCTCGCCGTCGCCGACACCCTGAAGCCCACGGCCATGCAGGCGGTCGCCGACCTGAAAAAGATGGGCCTCTCCATCGTGATGGTCACCGGGGACAACGAGAGGACGGCCCATGCCATCGCCGGCATGATCGGGATCGACCGCGTCCTCGCCGAGGTCCTCCCGGACGAGAAGGCCGCCGAGGTGAGGGCCCTCCAGGACCGGGGCGACAGGGTCGCCTTCGTCGGCGACGGCATCAACGACGCCCCGGCCCTCGCCCAGGCCGACCTCGGCATCGCCATCGGCAGCGGGACCGACGTCGCCATCGAGAGCGGGGACGTGGTGCTCGTCAAAGACGACCTGACAGACGTGCCCGCGGCGATCCAGCTCTCCCGGAAGACGATCGGCCGGGTGAAGATGAACCTCTTCTGGGCCTTCGCCTACAATGCTGCCCTCATCCCGGTGGCGGCCGGCGTCCTGTACCCCGCCTTCGGCATCACCTTCAGGCCCGAACTCGCCGGCCTCGCCATGGCCGCGAGTTCTGTCACCGTCGTGACCCTCTCCCTCCTCCTCAAAGGATATATGCCGGAGGCGAAAAGAGGGGAGACGGAGGAAAGAGGCATGGAGATCGATCCGGTCTGCAAGATGAAGGTCGACCCGACGACCGCCCGGCACACGAGCGATTACAAGGGGAAGAAGTATTACTTCTGTGCACCGGGGTGCAAGAAGGCGTTCGAGGCAGAGCCAGAGAAGTACCTGGAAGGTTGAGGAGGAGAGGAGGGCCTCTCCTCCTCTATCCGCATGATTACGAGGACAGCCCCGGACTTTTATTCATTTCCTTTCGATGGAGACTACTGTTTTGATTGAGGGGAGAGCGGAGGGTTCATTACCCGAACACGAGGATTACAACAGAGTCGAGATAAAATCCTATTCTCAGAAATCAGGATTGAATCTGTAGATCCCGTTCTTATCATAGGCCATGACCATCCCTACAGACTCATCCCGGTGATCGAAGACCCACCACTGCCTTGTATGCTTATCGAAGGCCTGAGAGTAATCTTTCGGGAGGGGACCCGAGATAGGGCCTGCAACCCAGACTTTTGCACCGCAATATCCTCTGATGATCTGATCTTTTTCCTCATCGACAAGGAAATAGAAAGAGAGATTGTTTTTCATGAACTCAACCCTGACATAGGGTCGGTCGAGGACTTCGTCGTTGAATTCCTGCCTGACCGAGGTGATGTTCCAGCCGTGATCGAGGAGGAGACCGGCGCGGGAGTCGGGGAGGACCGTCGAGACCGTCGAGGTCAGGTTCGCCGTGAAGAGTTCGGGGTCGTTGATCTCGATTGCGGAGAGGTCGACTGCAACGTCGTTGTGGTGGAGTACAGGAAGCGTCGGCGTCTCGTTCACTGGAACCGCGGTCGGTGGAGGGGTCGAGGTGCAGCCCGAGCAGGCGATGAGCGTGATGAGGGCCAGAAAAGTCAGAAACTGGATCTTAACTTGATCTGTCATTGCTATCCTCTGAATAACTAAAAGTCGGGATTGAGATAGTAGATCCCGTTTTGATCGTAGATCATGACATCGCCGTCCCACCCACCATTTCGGTGATCGAAGACATACATACGCCTTGTACTCTTATCCAGTGCCTGGGAGTAATCTTTCGGGAGGGGACCCGAGATAGGGCCTGCAACCCAGACCTCTGCCCCGCAATATCCTCCAATCACTCGTCCCTCTTCCTCGTCCACCATGATATAGAAAGAGAGTCCGTTCTTCATGAACTCGACCAGTACATACGGTCGTTCAAGGACTTCTTCGTCGAATTCCTGCCTGACCGAGGTGATACTCCACCCGTGATCGAGGAGGAGACCGGCGCGGGAGTCGGGGAGGACGGTCGTGATCGTCGAGGTCAGGTTTGCCGTGAAGAGTTCGGGGTCGTTGATCTCGATCCCGGCGAGGTCGATCGCAACGTTGTTGTGGTAGAGTACAGGAAGCGTCGGCGTCTCGTTCACCGGTACCTCAGTCGGTGGAGGGGTCGAGGTGCACCCCGAGCAAACAAGGAGTACGATGAGAATCAGGGAGGCCAGGAAACAAGGTGTGATTTGATGTGCCATCGATATCCCTCTGCTCGTCAAAAATCAGGATCAAGATAGTAGATATCATTTTTATCATAAATCATGACTTCTTTATCCTCGACAAAAACTGATATACCATTTTTTGTGTAGACTGTCACCTCGTCATTATCACTCCACGTTCCATTCCGATAGTCATAGACATACAACCGCCTCGTGTGCTTATCAAAAGACTGCGAGTAATCTTTCGGGAGGGGACCCGAGATAGGGCCTGCAACCCAGACTTTTGCACCGCAATATCCTCTGATGATCTGATCTTTTTCCTCATCGACAAGGAAATAGAAAGAGAGATTGTTTTTCATGAACTCAACCCTGACATAGGGTCGGTCGAGGACTTCTTCGTCGAATTCCTGCCTGACTGAGGTGATGTTCCAGCCGTGATCGAGGAGGAGACCGGCGCGGGAGTCTGAGAGGACAGTCAAGATCGTCGAGGTCAGGTTTGCCGTGAAGAGTTCAGGGTCTCTGACCTCGATCCCGGTGAGGTCGACCGCAACGTCGTTGTGGTGGAGTACAGGAAGCGTCGGCGTCTCGTTCACTGGAACCGCGGTCGGTGGAGGGGTCGAGGTGCAGCCCGAGCAGACGACGAGAAGCAGGACCAGAAAAAATGGGGAAAGAAGTCTCTTCATGCACATGCCCTCCAGAGGATCAACAATAATCGGTACGAAGCCGTACGCGCGATGGATTTTGCTGAATATCCACATAACAACTATTGATAATCTCTCGTGGCGCGAACCTCGAATAAGATGCTTCTAAATCGATACTCATTTGCTGTCCTGAAGCCTTATAGGACATATCATGGAAGAGTATATTGCCGGGTAAATCATTAATATCGTCAACGTTCCATCCTTCCAGAACACAGGCTGCTGTATTTCGACGTTGTGGCCCGTTGACGCAATCCGTCGTTATCGAACTATACTCGCCAGATGTGTAGTCCTGAAGCACAATAGACCACATGCGACTGGACTCACTCCAGTAAATACGACCTTTTATTTGATCCCCTGTATTTGTATTGATATATGGTCCTATTATCGTATCACCATTTTGAAGATCTGTCGTGTCACATGCCCACGCTGCGCCCTGCCACCGGTAATTATACTCGATAACAGGTTGAAGTAAGAACTTCGTGTCCACGGGTTCAATGCCATTAAAAAGATAAATTCTCTCGTTATATCCATCAAGGGAAGGCGGCGCGGTAGGAACGTCCCAGTACGCGGTATACTCAGAGATATATTCCGCAGATTTATCTTGCGCACATTCCAGCCAGTCATTGCCAACCCAACCCCTGACAGCATTGTCTGTGCCCTGATTCGCAGATGAACACTCGTCTATGATCAGAAGAATCAGTTCATCCTCAGGGGAGAGGACATAGATTCTATCACCACGATGATAGACCCTTGAATCATTCGGAACCTCGTGAACTCGTGTACATGATTTTTCAATACCGGCAGGTGTCGGAACACTTTTTGATCGATCATCGCTGACGGACAGCAGGTGAATACCATTATTATCAAAGACTCGTGTGATTCCATCATTTGAGTGAACAATCACCGAACCAAAGGGGATCCCATATTTTTCATCATCTCTGTTTTTCGTTTCAGATTGAAGATTTACTTCAGATTGAGGACTTAATGTGCCGGAAATGGTAATAGTCTCAATCGACTCGTTCTCCTTCAAACAAGGAAGAGTATATGTACTGAGATCAACACTTTCCCCATTTTCTTCTGCGCTTACCGGCGACACACATACCGCACCCATCAGAAGCATCGTGATGAGCAGGGAACACATCGCCAGGCTCTTCATTTTTTTCATTCGTCTGTTACCTCCGTGAATCTGTCCCGGAAGCAACAACAGAATCGATAAATACCAATACAGCAAAGAATCCGTCTGCCTCCGGGCTAAGGTGGAATCCCATCTGCGGTTGGACGTCGGAGGTGGGATCCCGCCGGAACACCTTTTCTGTGTCCCTGGCAGAGGATATGTCGACGGCATATATACTTGTTATGGCATAATCGTCTATCTATCATTTTATTGCAAAAAGACAGTCCGGAAATGGGGTCATGGACGGATATCACTCTCCACACCATCCCATACTCACAACCGTCTCCTCAGCAACTGATAAATCTGCGAGGG
This sequence is a window from Methanofollis sp.. Protein-coding genes within it:
- a CDS encoding manganese efflux pump, coding for GIDHWIAFSLLAFIGGRMVIEGLKGEDGKEIAFGSAAVLLMLAVATSIDSLAVGLSFAALGSPILLPSVIIGVVTALLSLGGFWFGTVFGAENRERAEIVGGVILILIGLRVLADHLLI
- the msrA gene encoding peptide-methionine (S)-S-oxide reductase MsrA, producing MAGEKHYERAYFAAGCFWGVEAAFRKVKGVVETAVGFMGGRTEDPTYEEVCTGRTGHAETVEVVFDPEEVGYADLLDVFWTIHDPTTKDRQGPDMGTQYRSAIFFVTPDQEREALASRERLEHSGKIPRPVVTGIVPRGPFFRAEEYHQRYYEKKGVGGCRIR
- a CDS encoding endonuclease V; amino-acid sequence: MTPRHDPVPWPTSPADALALQKELRSQVVPAGSPEPIRIAGLDAAYSADGRTVFGAAAALACPSLRFIEGATAAVPVTFPYIPGLFAFREGPALLAALDRLSSSPDLLMVHGHGTAHPRRCGIASHIGVVTGIPSIGVADTLLCGEAGEPGAPRGATAPVTEKGETIGCAVRTSPCVRPVYVSPGHLIDIAGAVRIVLRTAPRFRTPEPLRAAHRLAALARETVACR
- a CDS encoding heavy metal translocating P-type ATPase; amino-acid sequence: METEEEKQEGHTRKETIRVSGMHCATCALTIEKALQNVEGVKEASVNIGTEQASVEYDPAKVSATEIERAVADAGYAVVTGRATLKVGGMMCATCVKTIETALQALPGVVSATVNLGAERAYVVYNPDTVGIPEMKAAIEDAGYQYLGMEGEETGEIEKKAREADLRDKRRRIIVGAVASAVLMGLMFAMPPLPVAMPYLLLVIATPPFIYLSWPIFLGAWRALKNRTLNMDVMYAMGIGVAFAASVLGTFGIVLTTDFLFYETAVMLATFLTLGRYLEARAKGRTGEAIAALVRLRPKTATVLADGKEEEKPIEEVRPGDIVLVRPGGQVPVDGTVRKGESYVDESMISGEPLPVGKEPGGKVVGGTINQDGVLEVEATRVGRDTVLARIIRLVEEAQGTRPPVQRIADTAVTYFIPAVLVIAAAAFLTWYFVFDSTLLFALTTLISVLVVACPCALGLATPTAITVGVGRGAELGILIKSGEALESAENLTTVAFDKTGTLTKGKPEVTDVVGLAAERDEVLALAAGVERNSQHPVATAIVRSAGEQDITIPESTAFDTVRGKGVIAVVEGRQVALGNRALLAERMITPSVDAVEAAERLEEEGKTVSFLAADGRVLGVLAVADTLKPTAMQAVADLKKMGLSIVMVTGDNERTAHAIAGMIGIDRVLAEVLPDEKAAEVRALQDRGDRVAFVGDGINDAPALAQADLGIAIGSGTDVAIESGDVVLVKDDLTDVPAAIQLSRKTIGRVKMNLFWAFAYNAALIPVAAGVLYPAFGITFRPELAGLAMAASSVTVVTLSLLLKGYMPEAKRGETEERGMEIDPVCKMKVDPTTARHTSDYKGKKYYFCAPGCKKAFEAEPEKYLEG